ATTGGTTATGTGGGTTCAACAGGTAAATCTACAGGCCCGCACTGCCACTACGAGGTGCATAAGAATGGCCAAAAGCTCGATCCCGTTTACTTTTTCTATAACGACCTTAGCCCTCAACAGTTTGATGCCTTATTAAAGAGAGCACAGGCATCGAACCAGAGTTTTGATTAACCCCCTGTCCCCCTAAAGGGGAGACTTAGATCAATGTTTCCTTCTCTATAAAATCCATTCATTAAGATACTAGTACAAATAAGAACGCCTCCCATTAGGAGGCGTTCTTATTATGGTTTGCTTATAAAGATAAAAGCATAATAAAAAGTCTGCTAGACCTAAGTCTCCCCTTTAGGGGGACAGGGGGTATCTTTGCTCCATGGCTAAGGGACCACTACCACAAATACTGTTTGATTTCTCTGACGAAAATGAAACTACAGGAGAACAAGAATTCCTGTCAGGTAGGCCTATCCCTGTACCTATAGAAAAGCCAAAAGGAAAGCGCGGACGCAAATCATTAAAAGCCTTGGAAGAAGAGGCCGACCTGGTAAATGTACCCCCTGATGAAGAGCTGTTTCAGAAGCAATACTATGCCATTGGGGAGGTGGCGCAAATGTTCAATGTAAAAGGCTCCTTGCTGCGTTTCTGGGAAAAGGAATTCGATCTTACATTACGGAAGAACCGTAAAGGCGACCGCTTTTTTACACCTAAGGACGTAAAGAACATTCAATTGATCCATGACTTGGTACGTCGCCGAAAGTTTACGATAGAAGGCGCTAAAGACTATATCAAAAGTGGAAAGCAGGCAGAAGCAAAGTATGAAATGATTCAATCGCTTCAACGCATGCGGAATTTCTTACTAGAGTTAAAAGCGAACCTGTAATACGTTTAAAGGTTAATGTCTAAGGTTTGAAGTTCCTTATATTACTAAAGACATTACAGTTTTCAACAACCTTAAACTTTAGACTTGAAACCTGAAACCTTTAACATATTCCCTCCATTCTGATTGTGCCTACATGTTAACTTTGAAAACAACAGTTTCCTTATGCAAAAATTAGTCACCCTATTTATAGCCAGTTTTTTTGCTGTAGCGGCGTGGTCGCAAACCGCAGAAGTATCTAAAGATGCCAGCGGAAATAAAGTGCTCAAGGGCTTTATAACGCAGCAACAGTTGGTTACCGATTCTTCTTTTCAGTGGTTTTTAAACAACCAGAAAGGATATACACCCTATTCGACCGCATTGGAAGCTTTTAAAAACGCCAAAGACAGCATTCACATCTTAGCCTTCGGTGGCACATGGTGTGATGATACTAAACTCATTCTGCCTAAGATATTTGCGTTAGCAGATGCCGCCGGATTTTCACAAGATCATATCACGTTGTTGGGTGTAGATCACAATAAAAAAACGATCAATCACTTATCTGAAGCCTTTAATGTAGACCATGTGCCTACGTTTATTGTTTTAAAGAATGGTAAAGAGATTGGCCGTGTGGTTGAGTGGGGCAAATACGGTATGGTGGATAAAGAGCTTGGTGAGATCATTAGCGGGAAGAAATAGCGTAAGGATCGTGAAACGTCAAACCTGAAAGAGAGCTGCAAGCTACACGCTGCAAGCAGTCCCCTCCCGACCTCCCCGAAGGGGAGGAGAGCCAGCGCTCAAAACCAGAAGATCAAACACTCTTACATAACATAAGCACTCCACTTAAGGAGTGCTTATGTATTTACACTCTTCTTCAATAATCAATAATTATTAATTACTAATCATTGATTATTGAACATTGCGCATTGA
This genomic interval from Flavisolibacter tropicus contains the following:
- a CDS encoding thioredoxin family protein, with protein sequence MQKLVTLFIASFFAVAAWSQTAEVSKDASGNKVLKGFITQQQLVTDSSFQWFLNNQKGYTPYSTALEAFKNAKDSIHILAFGGTWCDDTKLILPKIFALADAAGFSQDHITLLGVDHNKKTINHLSEAFNVDHVPTFIVLKNGKEIGRVVEWGKYGMVDKELGEIISGKK
- a CDS encoding MerR family transcriptional regulator, with protein sequence MAKGPLPQILFDFSDENETTGEQEFLSGRPIPVPIEKPKGKRGRKSLKALEEEADLVNVPPDEELFQKQYYAIGEVAQMFNVKGSLLRFWEKEFDLTLRKNRKGDRFFTPKDVKNIQLIHDLVRRRKFTIEGAKDYIKSGKQAEAKYEMIQSLQRMRNFLLELKANL